From the Pseudomonadota bacterium genome, one window contains:
- the rpsA gene encoding 30S ribosomal protein S1, giving the protein MTTTNIESPATDSFAAMFEESLLRQEMRAGEIITAEVTRIDHNFVVVNAGLKSESYIALAEFKDDKGLLQVQIGDYVSVAIESIEDGYGETKLSREKAKRMAAWLSLEKAMEEGTIVEGFVSGRVKGGLTVTLDTIRAFLPGSLVDVRPVKDTTPYEEKTLEFKVIKLDRRRNNVVVSRRAVLEDSLGEERQKILENLQEGAVVKGVIKNITDYGAFVDLGGIDGLLHITDLAWRRVKHPSEIVNIGDEVEAKVLKFDQEKSRVSLGLKQLGEDPWTGLSRRLPKTTRLHGKISNLTDYGAFVEIEPGIEGLVHLSEMDWTNKNVHPAKIVQLGDEVEVMILEIDEDRRRISLGMKQCAPNPWDEFAATATKGDRVKGSIKSITDFGIFIGLLGGIDGLVHTSDLSWTEPGEDAVRKYKKGDEVEAIILLIDVERERISLGVKQLEADPRSNVVSDFEKGSVLDGTVKSLDAKGLVIDLGGDVEGFIKILELSRDKRVSVDGFTVGQTVQAMVSSVDRKTRVVNLSIKAKEAAEETDAIKKHALDSDTENAGTTNLGVLLKAKMENN; this is encoded by the coding sequence ATGACAACCACTAATATTGAAAGTCCAGCAACTGATAGTTTTGCAGCAATGTTTGAAGAGAGCTTGTTGCGCCAAGAAATGCGCGCAGGTGAGATAATAACCGCGGAAGTAACGCGTATCGATCATAATTTTGTTGTAGTTAATGCGGGATTGAAGTCAGAGAGTTATATCGCGCTTGCAGAGTTTAAAGATGATAAAGGATTGCTTCAGGTACAAATTGGCGATTATGTGTCGGTGGCTATTGAGTCGATTGAGGACGGATATGGTGAGACTAAACTATCGCGTGAAAAAGCCAAAAGAATGGCCGCGTGGTTGAGTTTGGAAAAGGCAATGGAAGAAGGTACGATTGTTGAAGGTTTCGTTTCTGGGCGTGTTAAAGGCGGGCTTACCGTTACGCTGGACACTATTCGAGCATTCTTACCCGGATCTTTAGTGGATGTACGACCAGTTAAGGATACAACGCCTTACGAAGAAAAAACGCTTGAATTTAAGGTGATCAAATTAGATCGACGTCGGAATAATGTTGTCGTGTCCAGACGTGCAGTGTTGGAAGATAGTCTTGGCGAAGAGCGTCAAAAAATCCTTGAGAATCTTCAGGAAGGTGCCGTAGTCAAAGGAGTTATTAAAAACATTACTGATTATGGTGCATTTGTTGATCTTGGTGGTATTGATGGTTTGCTACATATTACTGATTTGGCATGGCGTAGAGTCAAGCATCCTTCGGAGATTGTGAATATTGGTGATGAAGTAGAAGCTAAAGTACTTAAATTTGATCAAGAGAAGAGTCGTGTCTCTCTTGGTTTGAAACAATTAGGCGAAGACCCGTGGACTGGGCTATCACGAAGGTTGCCTAAAACGACTAGATTGCACGGAAAAATATCTAATTTGACTGATTACGGAGCATTTGTTGAGATCGAGCCTGGTATTGAAGGTCTTGTGCACTTGTCTGAAATGGACTGGACGAATAAAAATGTGCATCCAGCTAAAATCGTTCAGCTGGGTGATGAAGTGGAAGTTATGATTCTTGAGATTGACGAGGATCGACGTCGAATTTCGCTTGGAATGAAACAATGCGCACCAAATCCATGGGATGAATTCGCTGCTACCGCTACAAAAGGAGATCGTGTCAAAGGGTCAATTAAATCCATTACGGATTTTGGTATATTTATTGGTCTTCTAGGAGGTATTGATGGATTGGTGCATACATCAGATTTATCTTGGACAGAACCGGGAGAAGATGCTGTTCGGAAGTACAAAAAAGGAGATGAGGTCGAGGCCATTATCTTGTTGATTGATGTCGAGCGAGAACGCATTTCGCTTGGTGTGAAGCAACTAGAAGCAGATCCTCGTAGTAATGTTGTTTCTGATTTCGAAAAAGGTTCTGTCTTAGATGGTACCGTAAAATCTCTAGATGCTAAGGGTTTAGTCATTGATCTTGGCGGTGATGTGGAGGGATTCATTAAGATTTTAGAGTTGTCGCGAGACAAGAGGGTATCGGTCGATGGTTTTACGGTAGGTCAAACTGTGCAGGCTATGGTAAGTTCAGTAGACCGGAAGACCCGCGTAGTTAATCTTTCTATTAAAGCTAAAGAGGCAGCTGAGGAAACCGATGCAATTAAGAAGCATGCGTTGGATAGTGACACAGAAAACGCCGGCACCACGAATCTGGGAGTTCTGCTTAAGGCAAAAATGGAGAATAATTAA
- a CDS encoding integration host factor subunit beta, with translation MTKSELISRLVGRLPAFKEDDVAFSVGLLLEAVLATLEKGQRAEIRGFGSFALNYRPPRNGRNPKSGEQVSVLPKYVPHFKPGKELKNRVNAKSGM, from the coding sequence ATGACAAAGTCTGAGCTTATAAGTCGATTGGTGGGAAGGCTGCCTGCATTCAAAGAAGACGATGTCGCATTTTCTGTGGGTTTGCTATTAGAGGCTGTACTTGCGACCTTGGAAAAAGGGCAGCGCGCCGAGATTAGGGGATTTGGTAGTTTTGCTTTGAATTATAGACCTCCTCGAAATGGGAGAAACCCTAAGAGCGGTGAGCAAGTCTCTGTGTTACCAAAGTACGTACCGCACTTTAAGCCCGGGAAAGAGCTTAAGAATAGAGTGAATGCTAAATCTGGAATGTGA